The Mailhella massiliensis DNA segment CCAGAGCCTGGAGCGTGGCGGAAAGCGCATAGTGAGCCGTCGTCACCGTGGGGCCGAGAATCTTCTTGCCCTTCCAGTCGTCAGCGGTGCCGTAGATGTTGGGATACTGAGGGTTGGCGCCCTTGGTCTTCAGCAGCGGGGAATCAGGACGAACCCACAGGTCGTTGGTTTCGGATTCGACATTGGAGATGCCGATGAGCTTGTAGCCGTAGCGCATGCTGGCCATCATCGTGGGCACGGTACCCATGGCGCCGCAGTCCCACTGTGCAGCCGCCAGAGCCTCGGTCTGTCCGCCGCCGGAGGGGAAGAACAGAAATTCGCTGGAGAAGGGAGCATCCTTCAGCCAGCCGGCCTGCTCGGCGTACCAGAGTTCCATACCGTGCAGGCAGGGCTGCGCGCTCGTGCGTACAACGGGTTTGGCTTCGGCAGTGGCAAAAGACGAGAGCAGCAGCGCGCCGCCGATGCAGACGGCAGTCAGACAGGCAAACAAACGTTTCTTCATCCTTGACTCCTTTGGCTATGGTCCTTTGACATATGATTGACCGAGTCTGTAAACCGTGCGGGACAATGCCTCATGCCCCGCACATGCCGCCTCACGGAAGCAGCACGATCTTTGCAGCGGAAATCCGCCCCGCAGCCAGTTCGCGGAAGGCCTGAGGGCCTTCATCGAGCGGACGACTCTCCACCCAGGAGAGATCTCCGAAAATGCCTTCATCCAGCGCGGCGACCGTGGCCTGAAGATCCGCAAACGTGTAGGTATAGGTTCCGAGCACCACCATCTCCGAAAGCGTGATCTTGCGCATGTCCACTTTCGTTCCCCAGTCCTGCAGGCCGATATGCATCAGAACACCGCCGGGACAGAGCGCATGTATGGCCATGTTCCGTGTCTGCTCGCGGCCCACGGCGTCCACCACATACTGATAGGCGCTTTCCGCAGGGGGCTGGGCCGCCGGATCGATGACCTTGACACCGGTGTGTTCAGCGACGGCGGCCCGCCGCAGGGGATTGGACTCGGCAAGATGAACGTGACGCACCCCGTAGGATGCAAGAAGCAGAGCCATGAGCATGCCTATGGCGCCCCCGCCGATGACGAGCACCTTCTGCTCCTGCACGGGCCGGAGCATTCTGGGCATGGAAATGTTAAGCGCATGCACCACAGTGGCGGCCGGTTCGGCCAGAGCCCCCGTGACGAAGGACATCCGCTCAGGCAGTACAATGATGGATGATGCGGGAATGGACATGTATTCGGCATAGGCGCCGGGTCTGGTCATGCCCACCATGCCGCGGTTCACACACAGATTGTCGTGTCCGGTGCGGCAGTAGAAGCAGTGCCCGCAGGTGATGAGCGGGTCGGCGGTGACCTTCTGTCCTTCCGTGAAAAGCGGTGATTCGCTGTGACATATTTCACCGGCGATCTCATGTCCCATGACAAGGCCCGGCTTGCGACGCGGATCATGGCCGTGGTAGGCGTGCATGTCCGAACCGCATATGCCCGAAGCCCTGAGACGGATGATGACCTCCCCCGGAGCAGGCTGCGGATCCGGATAATCCTGAAGCTGGATTTCATCCGGAGCTGTATAGACAAGAGCTTTCATGAAACACTCCTTCCAGATACTCTGAGGATTACGGCATGCCTTTGCCTGTGAGACGGGACGGCGCCCCGCTCTCACAGACTCCCGAACCGGTTGCAAGACGTCAGCGTGCGGTGAAACCTCCATCGACCATGATGGTCTGTCCGGTGATGTACGAGGATGCCTCGCTGGCCAGGAACACTGTGCAGCCGTACAGATCCTCCAGAACGCCGTTTCGTCCTATGCAGGTCTGCGCCGCGTTGCGCGCCGCAAGTTCCGGATCGGAAAACACGGGTCTGGTCAGTCCGGTGGGGAAGAAGCCCGGGCCCACGGCGTTGCAGGTAATGCCCTTCGACGACCATTCCTGCGCAATGGCACGGGTGAGCTGCACGACGCCGCCCTTGCCCGCACCGTAGGGCGCGCTGTTGGCAAAGGCGCGGAAGGACTGAAGCGAAGCAATGTTGATGATGCGGCCCCATTTTCTTTCCGCCATGACGGGGGCCAGCGCCTGCGTGAGGAAAAACGGCACCGTCAGATGCAGCATGATCTGTCGGCTCCAGGTTTCCGGCGTGATTTCCATGAAAGGCTGACGCAGATTGACGCCTGCGGCATTGACCAGAATGTCCATGGGGCCGAAGGCCTCCAGAGCCTTTCTGCCGCACGCGAGGGCGTTTTCGGGAGAAGAAAGGTCGGCAGGCAGGATATCCGCATGCACGCCCTCGGCACGGAACCTGTCGGCAGCTTCACGGAGAGCGGCCTCACGACGGGCCACAAGGACAAGTTTCGCACCTGCCAGCCCGAGAGCCCGCGCCATGGCCTCTCCGATGCCGGAATTTCCGCCGGTGACCAGCGCGGTTCTGCCGGTAAGGTCAAACAGCCCTGCAATATTCATATCTTTTCCTCCAGCGACGGTGCGCTCCTGCCGCTTGGCGGAAGCAGCGCACCGTCGGAAACGGAGTTACACCTTCACCGGTTCACCAAGATCGAACTTCTGACCGGGAGCATACTTGGCAAGACGCACGTCGCATGTGCGGGCATGGGCTTCCATGCCTTCCAGGCGGGAAATACGGGCCGACACGCCGCCGATATGCACGGCCGCGTCGCGGGTCATTTCCTGCCAGGTGAGGGTCTTCAGGAACTTGTGAACAGACAGGCCGCCGGAGTACTTGGCCGCGCGCTTGGTGGGAAGCACATGGTTGGGGCCGCTGCACTTGTCGCCGAAGGCCACGGTGGTTTCCTCGCCCATGAACAGCGAGCCGTAGCAGGTGAGATGATCGAGCCACCACGGATGATCGGCCGCGTGCACTTCGAGGTGTTCGGGAGCATATTCATCGGACTTGGCAACGACTTCCTCGCGGGTGGAGCAGAGAATGACTTCGCCATAATCACGCCATCCGTTGCCCGCAGCTTCCTTGGCCAGAGGCGGAAGGGCGTCGATGAGTTCGGGCACGCGCTTGATGACCTTCTCGGCCAGTTCGCGGCTGGTGGTGATGAGCCATGCGGGAGATTCCACACCGTGTTCGGCCTGACCCACGAGGTCATAGGCGACGAGTTCAGGATCGGCGGTTTCATCAGCAATCACGGCCACTTCAGACGGGCCGGCAAAGACGTCTATGCCCACCTTGCCGAACAGCGTACGCTTGGCTTCCGCCACAAACTTGTTGCCGGGGCCGACGACGACATCGGCTTCCTTGCCCGTGAACAGACCGTAGGCCATGGAGGCGATGGCCTGCACCCCGCCCAGAGTCATGATGATGTCGGCACCGGCGACCTTGAAGGCATAAAGAAGATAAGGATGCATGCCGCCGCCGCGGAAAGGAGAAGAACAGGCGATGATGGTCTTCACACCCGCCGCCTTTGCCGTCGCCACGCCCATGTAGGCGGAAGCGATATGCGCATAGCGGCCCGCGGGGGCATAGCAGCCCACCACATTCACAGGCAGTACTTTCTGACCGGCCGTCACGCCGGGATACAGTTCGACAGTGATATCCTTGATGGATTCGCGCTGAGCGAGGGCAAAGTCATATACCTGCTTTGCGCCGAATTCGATGTCCTTTTTAATGGAGTCAGGAACTTCCTTGATCGACTTTTCGATATCAGCTTCAGACATGATGATATCGCCCGACCACTTGTCCAGCTTCAACGCGTAATCGCGAACCGCGTCTTCTCCGCGCTTCTGTATCTCGGCCAGCATTTCGGTAACTACCTGCTGGGCCGCTGAAGTATTGCTTTCCGGGGTCCTGCTGGCCTTTTTCAAGTACTCTACAGCCATAATCTCACTCCTTTACTGCTAAAAAGAACGGTAATTGATTATGCCCTACGACGCTTGTGAAGATATTTCCTTTTAAAGCAAATACCGTGCCAAAATATGTATGATAATAATATCAAATAGTTATTTGTGCTTAATTCCGCAAACCGTTTCCCATTTTCGCCCATATACGGGCAAAAGTGTTCATATACGAGCACACAATGCCGGGCTCCGCTCCCGCAGAAAGAACTCCGCAGGAAAAAATGCAGAAAAGCTCCTCATAAGGCGACAGAACCGCCTCTATTCGCAACTTCTGCGACAGCTATCATTCCTGCACGGGAATATTCGTCATTCCCCAGCGCACGCAAGACATTGTGACAATAAACACAAAGTATTGCATCTTCCCTCTTTTCCTTCTGGACATTCATGATGAAAATACCGGCAGGGATGTCGCGCAACAGTACGGATTTCCTTCCGGGACACGCTTCTCAGCAACTGCGCCGGTGCAGGCATCTCTTTCCATGCCCCGGGCCGCTGTTTCAGCGCCATACACTCCGCAGTCGATGCATGGTACATCGCCGCGCCGCGCACATAAGCCGAAGATCATGCTCTTCTGCGCCGCTCCACGTCTGCATGCTGCGTACAGGCCCTCTTCTTCCATGCCTTGCTGCCGGAAAAGCCCGTGCGCGGGCCGCTCCGCACCCGCGTTTTCTGCCCGCAGAACGGCGTGAGACGCTCACGGCCGGGCGCCTTGCCCGCGCCTTCCCCTGCATGCGGAGTCCGGAAGTTAACAAGAAAAGGCCCTGCGGAACCGGTATTCCGCAGGGCCCTGCCCATGTTTCCGCCCTGAGGCGGGGATATTTCCTACAGGGAAATGTTCAGACGCGAGGTGATGTTGTTCTTCACCCAGGTCGGATCCAGCCATTCCAGAGGCTGGACGGGCACGCCGCCCACCAGCACGCCGAAGTGCAGGTGATCGCCGCCGGCAAGACCGCTCGTTCCCGTGCGGCCTATGATCTGCCCGGCCTCCACCACATCGCCCACCTTCACGCCGTATTCACTGAGGTGGGAATACTGCGTCATGAGGCCCATGCCGTGTTCCACGAGAATCATGTTGCCGTGTATGCCGAGATAGTCCACCCAGACCACGCGGCCCGCCTGCGCGGCGGGAACCTCGGCGTGGGCCACGGAGGCAAGGTCGAGCCCCATGTGCGTCTGTTCGTCGATCTTCTGCCGGTTGCCGTCCACATAGGTACGGAAATCACCGAAATTGGCCTTCACCGCAGAACGGGGCAGGCGGCGGAAGGTACCCTTCCACAGAAAATGCGGAGAGTTGTTCGCCGGGTTCGAGCCTACTTCAATGAGGGTGGCGTCGTTGCTCAGGCGCACCTTGTTGTTGGAACAGAGGTACTGCTCCAGGGGGGTGCTCATTTCCGGGCAGAGCTGCGCAAGCTCGGAAGCCTTGAAATTAAGGAAGGGTTCGGGAATGTTCAGCGTGTCGGAACGGTAGTTGCGGTTCAGGGCACGCACGAGAAGACGGCTGGAGGTCACGTTGCCCGCAAGGTCGCGCGCCATGATCTCCGGCAGGAAGTTCCCGGTGCTTATGGAAATGGGGAAGGGGAAGAGGCACGCATAGGCCCCGTTCTGCTGCTTGTAGCCGGGGAAGAAGAGCTCGCCCACGCGAACGCCCGTCTGATCCACGTCTTCCGACACGGTGTACACGATAAGACCGCTGCCGCCCCGGTACACGGCGGGAGGCCCGGTTCTCACGGCAATACGCGGAGGCTGGGAATCGAGCACGAGGGGCAGGTTCAGCGTGGTGGCGTTGCCCCTGCCGAAACCGGCATAGGAACCGTCCACGGCTTTGATTTCGAGTTCGAAGGCTCCTTCGGGCAGGCGCGTTTCCTTAAGATTGAAGGAAACCCTGCGCTGCGTCTCCAGCGTGCCGAAGGTCTGCTGCAGCACCGTCATGGACTGCTCGCCCCGCTTCACCGTGACCGTGACGGACTGCACGCCCGACTTGTCGGACATGTCGAGCTCCATGTTCTGGGCAAGCCCCACCCTGCCCTTGAGCTCGGGCGAGATGGTCACGGAGGGGCCGCTCATGTCGCGCAGAAGAAAATACGCACCGGCCCCGGCAAGAGCCAGAATCACGAGCATGGCAACGACGGACAGCCCGGAGGACGAGCGCCGGGACGACGAGCGGTATATGGATTGTCTTTTGAACAAGGCTGATTCCTTTCCGGGCGCAAGGCCCAAGGTCTGGCCGGGCCACCAGCTGACACGGCAGAAGGTATTTTCCGCATAGTGGGCGAACAAGTCAAGAAGCTGGGAAAGAGATTTTTCTTTCCGCACCCTTGGCGCAAGAGCTTTTTTCCCGCGCTATTATCTTCCCCCGACACGCTTTTTCCCCTTCCCGCCCCCGCCTTCCTCCTTGCCGCGCAGGCACAGTTTGTGATAAGCCCTACCCATGATACGTTCTTGAGCGGGAGTTGAGATATGTTTCTTTCCGACATCATGCAGATCTTCAGAAAAATGGGCTGGGCCAACCGCATCACCATGATGCGCATCGGGGCGGTTCTGCCCATCCTTCTGCTCATCCACTTCCCCAACGTCTACACCTGCTGGATAGCCATGTTCCTCTTCGTGGCGGCGGCCGTCACCGACTTTCTCGACGGCTACATCGCCCGCCGTGAAAAGCAGGTGACGAACTTCGGCAAATTCCTCGATCCGCTGGCCGACAAGCTCCTCATCTGCTCCATTCTCATCGAGATGGTGGGGCTCGGCTGGGTGCCCGCATGGATCGTCATCATCATCATCATGCGCGAGCTCGCCGTCACGGGCCTGCGCGCCGTGGCCGCCGACAAGGGCGTGGTCATTGCCGCCGACTGGTACGGCAAGTGGAAGACGGTGTTCCAGATCATCGCCATGGTGCCGCTGCTCATACACTTCCCCTTCCTGGGGCTGCCCGTGCATCTCATAGGCACCGTCATCCTCTACATCGCGCTGGTGCTCACCATCTTCTCCGGCTGCAACTACTTCTACCTGTTCTACCGCCAGTGGCGCGATCACCTGACGGAAAACCGCTAACCTTCTTACGGTATGCCCGTGTCCACGAATCGACGTACCTCCAACAAGGCCTTCTGGTGGAAGCTCTCCCTGCTCGTGCTCGCCGTCATGCTCAACGTGGCGCTTGCAAGCCGCATCGTATGGGGTTCCCACAGTCTCTACACCTGGCGCGTGCTCAAGGAAAAGCAGAACGAGCTTTCCGAAGAGCTTGCCGCCCTCGATGAAAAGCGCGCCGCCCTCTCCCGTGAGATACGCCTGCTGAAAACCGACCCCGCCTATGTGGAAAAGGTGATCCGTCAGCGCCTCAACTATGTGAGAAAGAACGAAATTCTTTACCTCTTCGACAAAAGCAGGGAGAATTCCGCATGGCTTGAAGCCGGAACGGACAGCAAGAATGACTGAAGGCTCCTCATCCATGAATCCGCCCCTGCCGGAAAATTCCCGTCCCGAAAAGGCGCTCTGGTATCAGGAAGTGCTCTCGCTCGACCCCGCTTCCCGTATCTTTCTTCCCTATGCCCGCCTGCTCGTGGAACACGGCCGCCGTACCGAAGCGCTGGACATACTGCGCGCAGGACTCGCCAGGCACCCGGAATTTCTCGAAGCGCGGCTTTTCTTCATCGATCTGCTCCATGCCTCCGGGGAGGAAAACGCGGCTGCCCTTGAGGCCGCGCCCCTCATCGAGGCTCTTTCGCAGTGCCCTTCCCTCTGGAAGGTCTGGAGCCGCAGCCCCGGCGTAAGGCCCGATCAGGCATCCCTGCTGCTCTTTTTCGGCGCCACCTTCAAGGAAGGCGGCCCGAGCATGGCCGACGTGTTCCGTGCGGGCCTCTCGGCCCTCGGCATGGACGTTTCCGCACAAGACGCCCCGAAGGAGCACGCGGAAGAAAACGCCCTGCCCGCACGGGAAAAGGAAGAAACGCCGCCCCTTCCCGCAGATGCCGCCCCCGCGCCGCACGTAACGGAAGAAAACGCGCCCGTGCCCCCTGCGCCTGCCGCGCCCTGCTTCGTCATGAGCGAGGACACGCCCTGGTACAGCCTCGATTCCGTGCCCGATGACGACGATGTCTTCGACGAGGAAAGCGACGGAACAGCCGCGCCCGCTCCGGCGCTTTCCCCTGCGATTCAGGAGCTTTTCTTCCCCGAGCCTCCGGCGGAAGAAGCGCGGAAGGACGGGCTGGGCGATCCCGCGGCCCATGCCGTGCCCCGTTCCTCTCTGGAAGGCAAAAGCTCCCTGTGCACCCGCTCCATGGCGCGCATTCTGGAAGAACAGGGCGCCATGGTGGAAGCGGCCGATATTTACCGCGAACTTCTGGAGAGCAGCGCCTCCCCCGAGGAGCGCGCGGAACTGAATGCGAAACTCGACAGCCTCCGGCAGAGCACGGAAAACCCCGTCGCCGCCGAACCCGCCTCCTCCGGCATTCTGGACATGCTGGAAACGCTGGCCGTCAGGCTGGAAAACAAATCCCGCGCCTGATGCGCGGCAGGAGATACCATGCGCAGTCGCATACTCCCCGTCGTTCTCTGTCTTCTCGCAGCCTCGGCCCTTGCCCTTTCCGGCTGCGCGCAGGTCAACAGCGCCTATAAGGAGACGAAGACCTTCTATCATACGCATATCAACCGCCCCTCCACGCTGAATACGGAAGAGCGCACCGTTCTGGAGGCCCCGCAGCGTTCCATGGTGCAGAGCATCATGCCCATCGACGAAGAGCTGACCAGGCTGGAAAAGGCGCTGGATGCTCTGGCCTCCCCGCCCGACGGCGAGGCCGCCGCAAGCTTCCTGCGCCGCTTCCCGTGGCTTTCCGGGCTTGCCATGGTGGCCCCGGACGGCACGCTCGGCGCCTCCATCCCCTCCGTGCCGCTCAAGCAGCTCGACTACACGCCGCTTCTCGAACTTGCGCCCAAGGCCCTGCCCCGCGACCTTCGCTCCAGCGTGCAGGATACGCCCCTCGGGCCGGAAATCCTCATCGCGCGGCCCTTCCTGCAGGAAGATCAGCTTCAGGTGCTGCTTGTGGCCACCTTCGACTTCCGCGCGCTGCTGCCCTTCGCCTCCTCGCCGGGCGACATCATCGTCCGTTCCGCGGACGTGCTCATCTGGAGCGGAGACATGGACTATGCCGCGACTCCCATGGCTTCCATCAACTGGGAAGAATATCTCAAGGAACATTCCGACGGCATTCTGACCAATGAAAACGGCTCCATCATGTGGATATCCCGCTATGTCGGCGGAAAGCCTCTGGTTTTCGCCTCCCCGCTGCGTTAGAAAAGCCGCTTTCCGCGTTGCAGGAACTGTGAATCGTATATTGATCCTTATTGCACATTCATCCTTGTTTATGGTATAGATACCGTCAAATAACAGCTGCTCCGATCCTTCCGCAGAGCATATATCCACATGCGACAGACCGGAGCCGACACCAAGGAGCCTGGATATGTCTGAAGTCACTGCAATTGAACACCTTATCGCATCGCAACGCAGATGGTCGCCTCAGGCAACGGGGCAGTTCACCTCGCTGATGCACGACCTTATTCTTTCGGCAAAAATCATTTCCAGAAACGTCAACCAGGCCGGTCTGGTCGACATTCTGGGTGCGACCGGCGCCGTCAATGTGCAGGGTGAACAGGTGCAGAAGCTCGATACCTTCGCCAACAACACCCTGGTTTACAGAATGCAGAGTTCCGGTGCGGTGTGCGCCGTAGGCTCCGAGGAAATGGCCGAACCCTTCTTCGTTCCCGAAAACGAACCCCACGGTCATTACGTCATCTTCTTCGATCCGCTGGACGGCTCCTCCAACATCGACGTGGGCGTGAGCATCGGTACCATCTTCTCCATCTACCGCCGCTCCGATACCCAGAACTACTGGGAACTCAACACCGAAGCGCTTCTGCGTCCCGGCCTGGAACAGGTGGCCGCCGGTTACTTCCTCTACGGCTCCTCCACCATGCTGGTCTACTCCACCGGCCACGGCGTCAACGGCTTCACGCTGGACTCCTCCATCGGTGAATTCCTGCTGACCCATCCCAACATCCAGATTCCGCGCGTGGGCAAGTACTATTCCGCCAACCACGGTTACTACAATTACTGGGACGAAGCCACGCAGAAGGCCGTGCATTCCTTCTCCCGGCCTACGGGTATGCCTCCCCGTTCCACCCGCTATGTGGGTTCCCTGGTGGCCGACTTCCACCGTACCCTGCTCAAGGGCGGCGTGTTCTTCTACACCGACGATTCCAAGCACCCCAACGGCAAGCTGCGCCTCATGTACGAAGCCGCGCCCATGGCGTTCCTGGCCGAACAGGCCGGAGGCAAGGCCGTGGACGGCAAGATGCGCATTCTGGAAAAGGTGCCCGCCACCATCCATGAACGCACTCCGCTCATCATCGGTTCCGCCGACGACGTGGATCAGGTGCTCGACGTGTACAGAGAATGCGGCAAGATCTGATGTCTTCAGAACGTAAATCATAACCCCCATGCAGCCGCGCGCCGGTTTTCCGACGCGCGGCTGGTTCTCTCAGAAGGCGGAAACGGCCTCATGCCCCCGCCACGCCCGAGGACGAAACGCTTTTTTGCAAGACGGCCCGTGTTCCGGGCCGCCGAGCGCCACGGCGAAGGAAGACTCCGAATTTCCCGACACGGGCCGGACCTTGCCCCGCCGGATTTCCGCAACGCTTCACCGGCGGCGAAAGCCGCGACATGTTCAGGTTCATCATGCTGGTTCTGGGTATCGAAAGTTCTTGTGACGAAACCGCGCTTGCGCTGGTGGACGACACCGGCATCCGCGCCTCCGTCATTTCCAGTCAGGCCGACATACACGCCCTTTTCGGCGGCGTGGTGCCGGAACTCGCCTCCCGGGAACACGCCCGTCTCATCGGGCCTCTTCTCGACAGCCTTCTGGAAAAGGCCGACCTCGGCCCCGATCCGTGGAAGAAGGTGGATTACATCGCCGTCACGCGGGGGCCCGGCCTCATGGGAAGCCTGCTCGTAGGCGTGGCCTTCGCCAAGGGGCTGGCCATGGCACACGACATTCCGCTCATCGGCGTCGATCACCTTCAGGGCCACCTGCTGGCGGCGGAACTGGAAAACGACATCGCCTGGCCCGC contains these protein-coding regions:
- a CDS encoding alcohol dehydrogenase catalytic domain-containing protein, with protein sequence MKALVYTAPDEIQLQDYPDPQPAPGEVIIRLRASGICGSDMHAYHGHDPRRKPGLVMGHEIAGEICHSESPLFTEGQKVTADPLITCGHCFYCRTGHDNLCVNRGMVGMTRPGAYAEYMSIPASSIIVLPERMSFVTGALAEPAATVVHALNISMPRMLRPVQEQKVLVIGGGAIGMLMALLLASYGVRHVHLAESNPLRRAAVAEHTGVKVIDPAAQPPAESAYQYVVDAVGREQTRNMAIHALCPGGVLMHIGLQDWGTKVDMRKITLSEMVVLGTYTYTFADLQATVAALDEGIFGDLSWVESRPLDEGPQAFRELAAGRISAAKIVLLP
- a CDS encoding SDR family NAD(P)-dependent oxidoreductase: MNIAGLFDLTGRTALVTGGNSGIGEAMARALGLAGAKLVLVARREAALREAADRFRAEGVHADILPADLSSPENALACGRKALEAFGPMDILVNAAGVNLRQPFMEITPETWSRQIMLHLTVPFFLTQALAPVMAERKWGRIINIASLQSFRAFANSAPYGAGKGGVVQLTRAIAQEWSSKGITCNAVGPGFFPTGLTRPVFSDPELAARNAAQTCIGRNGVLEDLYGCTVFLASEASSYITGQTIMVDGGFTAR
- the hisD gene encoding histidinol dehydrogenase, with amino-acid sequence MAVEYLKKASRTPESNTSAAQQVVTEMLAEIQKRGEDAVRDYALKLDKWSGDIIMSEADIEKSIKEVPDSIKKDIEFGAKQVYDFALAQRESIKDITVELYPGVTAGQKVLPVNVVGCYAPAGRYAHIASAYMGVATAKAAGVKTIIACSSPFRGGGMHPYLLYAFKVAGADIIMTLGGVQAIASMAYGLFTGKEADVVVGPGNKFVAEAKRTLFGKVGIDVFAGPSEVAVIADETADPELVAYDLVGQAEHGVESPAWLITTSRELAEKVIKRVPELIDALPPLAKEAAGNGWRDYGEVILCSTREEVVAKSDEYAPEHLEVHAADHPWWLDHLTCYGSLFMGEETTVAFGDKCSGPNHVLPTKRAAKYSGGLSVHKFLKTLTWQEMTRDAAVHIGGVSARISRLEGMEAHARTCDVRLAKYAPGQKFDLGEPVKV
- a CDS encoding M23 family metallopeptidase, which gives rise to MFKRQSIYRSSSRRSSSGLSVVAMLVILALAGAGAYFLLRDMSGPSVTISPELKGRVGLAQNMELDMSDKSGVQSVTVTVKRGEQSMTVLQQTFGTLETQRRVSFNLKETRLPEGAFELEIKAVDGSYAGFGRGNATTLNLPLVLDSQPPRIAVRTGPPAVYRGGSGLIVYTVSEDVDQTGVRVGELFFPGYKQQNGAYACLFPFPISISTGNFLPEIMARDLAGNVTSSRLLVRALNRNYRSDTLNIPEPFLNFKASELAQLCPEMSTPLEQYLCSNNKVRLSNDATLIEVGSNPANNSPHFLWKGTFRRLPRSAVKANFGDFRTYVDGNRQKIDEQTHMGLDLASVAHAEVPAAQAGRVVWVDYLGIHGNMILVEHGMGLMTQYSHLSEYGVKVGDVVEAGQIIGRTGTSGLAGGDHLHFGVLVGGVPVQPLEWLDPTWVKNNITSRLNISL
- the pgsA gene encoding CDP-diacylglycerol--glycerol-3-phosphate 3-phosphatidyltransferase: MFLSDIMQIFRKMGWANRITMMRIGAVLPILLLIHFPNVYTCWIAMFLFVAAAVTDFLDGYIARREKQVTNFGKFLDPLADKLLICSILIEMVGLGWVPAWIVIIIIMRELAVTGLRAVAADKGVVIAADWYGKWKTVFQIIAMVPLLIHFPFLGLPVHLIGTVILYIALVLTIFSGCNYFYLFYRQWRDHLTENR
- a CDS encoding septum formation initiator family protein, coding for MPVSTNRRTSNKAFWWKLSLLVLAVMLNVALASRIVWGSHSLYTWRVLKEKQNELSEELAALDEKRAALSREIRLLKTDPAYVEKVIRQRLNYVRKNEILYLFDKSRENSAWLEAGTDSKND
- the fbp gene encoding class 1 fructose-bisphosphatase, which translates into the protein MSEVTAIEHLIASQRRWSPQATGQFTSLMHDLILSAKIISRNVNQAGLVDILGATGAVNVQGEQVQKLDTFANNTLVYRMQSSGAVCAVGSEEMAEPFFVPENEPHGHYVIFFDPLDGSSNIDVGVSIGTIFSIYRRSDTQNYWELNTEALLRPGLEQVAAGYFLYGSSTMLVYSTGHGVNGFTLDSSIGEFLLTHPNIQIPRVGKYYSANHGYYNYWDEATQKAVHSFSRPTGMPPRSTRYVGSLVADFHRTLLKGGVFFYTDDSKHPNGKLRLMYEAAPMAFLAEQAGGKAVDGKMRILEKVPATIHERTPLIIGSADDVDQVLDVYRECGKI